The window TCCGGGCTGCCGACCTCGGGAGTCTGTCCGCCGCGGCGCGAGTGATGGACATGTCGGCGGCGGTGGCCAGTGCGGCGCTGAAGCGCATCGAACAGCAACTCGGCGCGCGTTTGCTGGCGCGGTCCACCCGCAGTTTGCGCCTGACCGCCGAAGGTGAGGGCTTCCTGGAATATGCCCGGGCCGCCCTGAGCAACCTCGATGAAGGCCGTCGTTTGTTGGCCAGCGGTCAGGACCAGGTCAGCGGGATTTTGCAACTGTCGGCGCCGTCGGACTTTGGTCGCAATCTGTTATTGCCGTGGCTCGACGAGTTCCAGCGCGAACACACCAAACTGACCGTGCGCCTGTTGCTGGGCGACCGCATCGCCGACCTGTTCCGCCAACCGGTGGACATTGCCCTGCGTTATGGGGAGCCGGAAGACTCAAGCCTGGTGGCACTGCCCATCGCTCCGCAAAACCGCCGTGTGCTCTGCGCCGCACCGAGTTATCTGGCCAGGCATGGCGAGCCGCGGCATCTGGAGCAACTGGCGCAGCACAATTGCCTGTTGTTCATGCTCGGCAGCCGGGTCCATGACCACTGGAGTTTCCATGACGGCAAACGCGAAGTCGGCCTGACCGTCAGCGGTGATCGCTTCAGTGACGATGCCGATGTCGTACGGCTGTGGGCAGTGGCAGGGGCGGGGATTGCTTATAAGTCCTGGCTCGATGTCGCCGCCGATGTACTCGCCGGCCGATTGAAAGTGCTGATACCGGAGCTGCTGTGTGAGCGCGCACCGCTGAATTTGCTGTGCGCCCATCGCGCACAATTGAGTAAGCCGGTGAACCTTTTGCGGGAAATGCTTGCCAGCCGATGCGCTCATTTAGGCAGTCAATTTCCGACGATATCGGGCATGGATCATTAGTCGCAGGCAAATAGCGAAATTTCTGTCAGGAACTATCACCACCCGCGCTTTCCCAAGGGCAGGAACCGGCGGTCAACCCGCTTATACTAGCGCCCGCCTCATGTGCGCACCGTCGATCTCGCGATGGCGAGTCCGCGTTCCAGTCGGCCCGGCCACTCGGTCAGGCACCCGACCTTCGCAATACCTGCGAAGCAAAGGCACAGGTGTGTGGGTGGCTTTGCCCGGCTTATGGCGGTTTCCGCGTCTTGGCCGACGACACATTACTGGTCAAGATGTCTCTGAGCAGCAGACGAAACGATTCAACAGGGAGTGAATACATGGAACATGCACCTTGCATCAGCCAGATCGCCACGTTGCTGGCTGACCCCAAGCGCAGCGCAATGATGTGGGCCTTGATGGACGGCTCGGCGCGGCAGACCGAAGAGCTGGCGTTATTGGCCGGCCTGTCACCGTCTTCGGCCAGTGCACACCTGGGACGTTTGTCCGCCGGAGGTCTGTTGAAAGTCGAGATCCGTGGGCGCAAACGCTTTTTCCGCCTGGCCGCGCCTGAAGTCGGCGCGGCAATCGAAGCACTGGCCAGCGCGACGCTAGCCAGTGCCCCGCAGCCAGTCCCGGACGTTTTCAAACGCACCAGCCCCATCGCCAAACCTCAGGCGGCCCCATCGTCGTTGTTGCGGGCCCGACTGTGTGATGACCATTTGGGAGGCACCCTGGCGGCCGATCTTTACCAGCGGTTGCTGGATGCCGGTTGGATCGAGCAGTTCGAGCAGCGCGTCATGATCACCCACAAGGGTTCCACACAACTGGCCTCGCGGGGCGTGTACATCCAGGCCCTGGCCCATCGCAACAGCAAAGTCGCCTGCGCGTGTCCAGACTGGAGCGAAAGGCGCCCGCACATGGGCGGGTCTTTGGGCGCTGCGTTGTTGCAGCTGTTCATGCAGTCCGGCTGGCTGAGCCTGCCCAACGATTCGCGAGCCTTGCAGATCACGGCCGCGGGGCAACGGGAAATCCATCGTTTCGCCAAGGAAACCGAGCTGGAAATGGCGCTTTAGCGCTGTTTGATGGACTAGGCCGTTAGCTGGCTGAACTCAGAACCTGTGGGAGCGGGCTTGCCCGCGATAAGGCCATCAGCTTCAACATCACGTTGTCTGACAGACCGCCATCGCGGGCAAGCCCGCTCCCACAGTGGTTATGCGGTGAGGCTTACGGTTTTACCAACCGCGCATCCAGGCTGTTCTGCGCCAAACGCTTGGCCTGATCCTGGGTCATGCCCAGATCCGTGTACAACGCATGGAAGTTCTCGGTCACATACCCGCCAAAGTACGCCGGGTCATCCGAGTTCACGGTCACTTTCACGCCACGCTCAAGCATGTCGAGGATGTTGTGCTGGGACATGTGGTCGAACACGCAGAGCTTGGTGTTGGACAACGGGCACACGGTCAGCGGGATCTGCTCGTCGATGATCCGCTGCATCAAGCGCTCGTCTTCGATGGCGCGCACGCCATGGTCGATGCGCTGGATTTTCAGCAGGTCGAGGGCTTCCCAGATGTACTCGGGCGGGCCTTCTTCACCGGCGTGGGCGACGGTCAGGAAGCCTTCGTGACGGGCACGATCAAACACGCGCTGGAACTTGCTCGGCGGGTGACCCATCTCCGAACTGTCCAGGCCCACGGCCACAAACGCCTCGCGGAACGGCAGCGCCTGGTCGAGGGTTTTCTGGGCTTCGTCTTCGCTCAGGTGACGCAGGAAGCTCAGGATCAAGCCGCTGGTGATGCCCAGTTGCTGCTCGCCATCCTTGAGCGCGGCGGCGATGCCGTTAAGCACCACTTCGAACGGCACGCCACGGTCGGTGTGGGTCTGCGGGTCGAAGAACGGCTCGGTGTGAATCACGTTCTGCGCCTTGCAACGCAACAGGTAGGCCCAGGTCAGGTCGTAGAAATCCTGCGAGGTGCGCAACACGTCGGCGCCCTGGTAATACAGGTCGAGAAACTCTTGCAGGTTGTTGAAGGCGTACGCCTTGCGCAGGGTGTCGACATCGCTCCACGGCAGGGCGATCTTGTTGCGTTCGGCCAGGGCGAACAGCAACTCAGGCTCCAGTGAACCCTCCAGGTGCAAGTGCAGTTCTGCCTTGGGCAGGGCGTTCAGCCAGTCGTACATAGTCTTTTCTCATCAGGTGCAGATGGCGAGCATTCTACAGATGCCCGTGGAAACAATTAGCAAAACCTGACCAGGCGGTTCATCACACGGCGGCCTGTTCCCTTCGATAGGCGTAAGTGTCGGCGAAACGCGAGAGCAGGAATTCGGCGCAGGTGGTGGCCGGGTACTTCGCCGGGTGTGATTCGTCCTGGCAACCGGGCAGGCATTCAATCGGCGTGTCCGGGTGCGGTTCGGCGAAGAACGGCATCGAGTAACGATCGACGCCCAGCGGGCTGATCACCCGGTGCGGCGTCGACAGGTAACGGTCATTGCTCCAGCGCGCCATCATGTCGCCGAGGTTGACCACGAAGGTTCCTTCTATCGGCGGCGCGTCGATCCATTCGCCTTTGACGTTGCGCACTTGCAGGCCACCGGCGGCGTCCTGGTACAGCAGGGTGATGCAGCCGTAGTCGGTGTGGGCGCCGGCGCCTTGCTGCTCTTCGGAACTGGCGGTGTGGCGCGGCGGGTAGTGGATCATCCGCAGGACGCTAACTGGCTCATTGAAGCGTTTGTCGAAAAAATCGTGCTCAATGTTCAACGCCATGGTCATGGCACGCAGCAGGGTTTGGGCCAAGGCCTGCATGTCGACGTAGTGTTGTTCCATCAGCGCTTCCCATCCCGGGATTGCTGGATGACGGTTGGGGCCGCGCAACGGTTTTTCCGCCAGCACCTCAGGATGGTCGGCCGGCAGGTGCAGGCCCATGTCGAAGGTTTCTTTCAGG is drawn from Pseudomonas sp. 31-12 and contains these coding sequences:
- a CDS encoding helix-turn-helix transcriptional regulator, with the protein product MEHAPCISQIATLLADPKRSAMMWALMDGSARQTEELALLAGLSPSSASAHLGRLSAGGLLKVEIRGRKRFFRLAAPEVGAAIEALASATLASAPQPVPDVFKRTSPIAKPQAAPSSLLRARLCDDHLGGTLAADLYQRLLDAGWIEQFEQRVMITHKGSTQLASRGVYIQALAHRNSKVACACPDWSERRPHMGGSLGAALLQLFMQSGWLSLPNDSRALQITAAGQREIHRFAKETELEMAL
- a CDS encoding LysR family transcriptional regulator yields the protein MLRFDDLQLFVRAADLGSLSAAARVMDMSAAVASAALKRIEQQLGARLLARSTRSLRLTAEGEGFLEYARAALSNLDEGRRLLASGQDQVSGILQLSAPSDFGRNLLLPWLDEFQREHTKLTVRLLLGDRIADLFRQPVDIALRYGEPEDSSLVALPIAPQNRRVLCAAPSYLARHGEPRHLEQLAQHNCLLFMLGSRVHDHWSFHDGKREVGLTVSGDRFSDDADVVRLWAVAGAGIAYKSWLDVAADVLAGRLKVLIPELLCERAPLNLLCAHRAQLSKPVNLLREMLASRCAHLGSQFPTISGMDH
- a CDS encoding isopenicillin N synthase family oxygenase; translation: MNQLPIINIAPLYSADQTAWQSVATQIDKACREWGFFYIKGHPICASRINAMLDHAQHFFALPTAEKLKIDITQTRHHRGYGAIATEQLDPSKPSDLKETFDMGLHLPADHPEVLAEKPLRGPNRHPAIPGWEALMEQHYVDMQALAQTLLRAMTMALNIEHDFFDKRFNEPVSVLRMIHYPPRHTASSEEQQGAGAHTDYGCITLLYQDAAGGLQVRNVKGEWIDAPPIEGTFVVNLGDMMARWSNDRYLSTPHRVISPLGVDRYSMPFFAEPHPDTPIECLPGCQDESHPAKYPATTCAEFLLSRFADTYAYRREQAAV
- a CDS encoding adenosine deaminase; translated protein: MYDWLNALPKAELHLHLEGSLEPELLFALAERNKIALPWSDVDTLRKAYAFNNLQEFLDLYYQGADVLRTSQDFYDLTWAYLLRCKAQNVIHTEPFFDPQTHTDRGVPFEVVLNGIAAALKDGEQQLGITSGLILSFLRHLSEDEAQKTLDQALPFREAFVAVGLDSSEMGHPPSKFQRVFDRARHEGFLTVAHAGEEGPPEYIWEALDLLKIQRIDHGVRAIEDERLMQRIIDEQIPLTVCPLSNTKLCVFDHMSQHNILDMLERGVKVTVNSDDPAYFGGYVTENFHALYTDLGMTQDQAKRLAQNSLDARLVKP